One Silene latifolia isolate original U9 population chromosome 4, ASM4854445v1, whole genome shotgun sequence DNA segment encodes these proteins:
- the LOC141652723 gene encoding uncharacterized protein LOC141652723, with the protein MAEENIDKTIASEELQSETDVIMKNIGSHEVEPSEQRDTDCDVATSESTDRLSDETDDVVKEEGEDLKRDNQSGDSTIKKPSPDHKVTVRSRYRRASTGSCHDACKYGHKHEFERTPKKPLMGIIRENRPLKRTTSGENLARTVKEKEIKDKELNRRLSLPGTTVDKKPRNPSSKTDVTNSPKKVASPQSKLKNVQTEVKPPLVRSPWSSFGRSKIDIPAAKKTTKDKSSQKDKDITSKEAGSSSDSKKVKAKETVTNSSGTLLKKSGSIRARLYKDFKSFSRSRRMSSSEDTKVSTSSDVREKPNLLSNEESPSSPVKPRKSNVTRKGSRFGLPSFSLTSTSKSASSAARRSVHPRGDRGLGPSTEEGGSKTNTPRAKAAVNIKPKVKKTGISRSEEKDGSAWKVKFKRGTVVNLQVASNSPRKLRFKRGKILGEDQNGKADDKNLKNNDTGNESRDTRPEHEKVQLRRQEGSAKKDNVDMNNVIEETASKLVKTRKSKVKALVGAFETVMSFRDRKPLVETTAS; encoded by the coding sequence ATGGCAGAGGAAAACATTGACAAAACCATTGCATCAGAAGAACTGCAGTCTGAAACTGATGTTATAATGAAAAATATTGGTTCTCATGAGGTAGAGCCAAGTGAACAGAGGGATACGGATTGCGATGTTGCTACTTCTGAAAGCACAGATAGACTGAGTGACGAAACTGATGATGTAGTGAAGGAAGAAGGTGAAGATTTGAAACGGGATAATCAATCTGGAGATAGCACAATCAAAAAGCCATCTCCGGACCACAAGGTTACTGTCCGTTCTCGTTATCGTCGTGCTTCAACCGGTTCCTGTCACGATGCTTGCAAATATGGTCACAAGCACGAGTTTGAGAGAACACCCAAGAAACCTCTCATGGGAATAATTAGAGAGAATCGGCCTTTAAAGAGGACAACTAGCGGTGAGAACCTCGCAAGAACCGTGAAAGAGAAAGAAATTAAGGACAAAGAATTAAACCGCCGCCTCTCTCTTCCTGGCACGACAGTGGATAAAAAACCGAGAAATCCTTCGTCCAAAACCGATGTCACAAATTCTCCTAAAAAGGTAGCTTCACCTCAGTCAAAGTTGAAGAACGTCCAAACTGAAGTAAAACCACCCTTAGTTCGCAGTCCTTGGAGTTCATTCGGCAGAAGTAAAATCGACATTCCAGCTGCCAAGAAAACAACAAAGGACAAATCCAGTCAAAAAGATAAAGATATTACTTCAAAGGAAGCGGGCAGCTCCAGTGATAGTAAAAAGGTAAAGGCAAAGGAGACAGTGACGAACTCCTCAGGGACACTTCTGAAGAAATCTGGAAGCATCAGGGCAAGACTTTACAAGGATTTCAAGAGTTTCTCCCGTTCAAGGCGTATGAGTAGTTCAGAAGACACTAAAGTGAGCACATCTAGCGATGTGCGTGAGAAACCAAATCTGCTCTCCAATGAAGAGTCGCCAAGTAGTCCTGTTAAACCCAGAAAATCTAATGTTACTAGAAAAGGAAGTCGATTTGGTCTGCCATCATTTTCCCTGACATCCACGTCAAAGTCTGCTTCCTCTGCAGCACGACGGTCTGTTCATCCTAGAGGTGATCGTGGGCTGGGCCCATCAACAGAAGAGGGCGGATCTAAAACAAATACACCAAGAGCAAAAGCAGCTGTCAATATCAAGCCAAAGGTTAAAAAGACAGGAATAAGCCGTTCAGAAGAGAAGGATGGTTCAGCCTGGAAAGTAAAATTCAAAAGAGGGACAGTGGTGAATCTTCAAGTTGCAAGTAATTCTCCACGCAAACTCCGTTTTAAGAGAGGAAAAATTCTGGGAGAAGATCAAAATGGTAAAGCTGATGATAAGAACTTGAAGAACAATGATACGGGTAATGAATCACGTGATACTAGACCAGAACATGAGAAAGTTCAGCTAAGACGGCAAGAAGGGTCTGCTAAAAAGGACAATGTAGACATGAACAACGTTATTGAAGAAACTGCAAGCAAGCTTGTCAAAACAAGGAAAAGTAAGGTCAAAGCTCTTGTTGGTGCTTTTGAAACTGTGATGTCTTTCCGTGATCGCAAACCTTTGGTCGAGACTACTGCTTCCTGA